One Fundulus heteroclitus isolate FHET01 unplaced genomic scaffold, MU-UCD_Fhet_4.1 scaffold_47, whole genome shotgun sequence DNA segment encodes these proteins:
- the bricd5 gene encoding BRICHOS domain-containing protein 5, giving the protein MPIAASRTLTERSHRGHRMGTCWKRSEEGRPTDGGPESSRFPWKAFWILSALLLLAAVALGLAGHLALVGSGSESVQTVRITAPGQPGVPLNQSAVVDLQNELVTFSIASPGNQTSTVLFDVRHGLICYQPVDRDSCFLQTMEQSDYDHVGSLLKRNTRRSGNETQRRTQFLGVLAASQVDAASLEEPLWTLCQDRSVHWTRRTDGPGEQRLVYFCIDICFPSNICVSVCFYYLPE; this is encoded by the exons ATGCCGATAGCTGCGAGCAGGACGCTGACAGAGAGGAGCCACCGAGGACACAGGATGGGGACGTGCTGGAAGCGTTCAGAGGAGGGCCGGCCCACG GATGGAGGTCCAGAGTCGTCCCGCTTCCCCTGGAAGGCGTTCTGGATCCTCTCAGCACTTCTGCTCCTGGCTGCCGTTGCTCTGGGCCTGGCCGGGCACCTCGCTCTGGTTGGCTCTGGGTCTGAG TCTGTGCAGACGGTGAGAATCACGGCGCCGGGTCAACCCGGAGTCCCACTCAACCAGTCAGCCGTGGTGGACCTGCAGAACGAGCTGGTGACGTTCTCCATCGCCTCGCCAGGAAACCAGACGTCCACGGTGCTGTTTGACGTCAGACAC gGCCTGATCTGCTACCAGCCTGTGGACCGGGACAGCTGCTTCCTGCAAACCATGGAGCAGTCCGACTACGACCACGTGGGCTCCCTCCTCAAG AGAAACACTCGGCGGTCTGGGAACGAGACGCAGAGGCGGACGCAGTTCCTGGGAGTGCTGGCGGCCAGCCAGGTGGACGCGGCGTCCCTGGAGGAGCCTCTCTGGACCCTGTGTCAGGACAGGTCCGTCCACTGGACCCGGAGGACCGACG GCCCAGGCGAGCAGAGGCTGGTCTACTTCTGCATCGACATCTGCTTCCCCAGCAACATCTGCGTGTCTGTGTGCTTCTACTACCTGCCTGAGTGA
- the mlst8 gene encoding target of rapamycin complex subunit lst8 — MNVNQGTVGSDPVILATAGYDHTVRFWQAHSGICTRTVQHQDSQVNSLEVTPDRSMIAAAGYQHIRLYDLNSNNPNPVINYDGVSKNITSVGFHEDGRWMYTGGEDCMARIWDLRSRNLQCQRIFQVNAPINCVCLHPNQAELIVGDQSGVIHVWDLKTDHNEQLIPEPEVSVNAVHIDPDASYMAAVNSSGNCYVWNLAGGMGDEVTQLIPKTKIPAHKRYSLRCKFSPDSTLLATCSADQTCKIWRTSNFSLMTELSIKSNNPGETSRGWMWDCAFSGDSQYIVTASSDNLARLWCVETGEIKREYSGHQKAVVCLAFNDSVLS, encoded by the exons atGAACGTGAACCAGGGGACGGTGGGCAGCGACCCGGTCATCCTGGCCACGGCCGGCTACGACCACACCGTCCGGTTCTGGCAGGCCCACAGCGGGATCTGCACCAGGACGGTCCAGCACCAGGACTCC CAGGTGAACTCTCTGGAGGTCACACCTGACAGGAGCATGATCGCTGCTGCAG GCTATCAGCACATCCGGCTGTACGACCTGAACTCCAACAACCCAAACCCCGTCATCAACTACGACGGCGTGAGCAAGAACATCACGTCTGTGGGCTTCCATGAGGACGGCCGCTGGATGTACACAGGAGGAGAGGACTGCATGGCGCGCATATGGGACCTGAG GTCCAGAAACCTCCAGTGCCAGAGGATCTTTCAGGTCAACGCTCCTATCAACTGTGTGTGCCTGCATCCCAACCAG GCTGAGCTGATTGTGGGCGACCAGAGCGGCGTCATCCACGTCTGGGACCTGAAGACGGATCACAACGAGCAGCTGATCCCCGAGCCCGAGGTGTCGGTCAACGCCGTCCACATCGACCCGGACGCCAGCTACATGGCTGCCGTCAACAGCTCG GGTAACTGCTACGTCTGGAACCTGGCAGGAGGCATGGGAGACGAAGTCACTCAGCTCATCCCCAAGACCAAGATCCCAGCACACAAGCGCTACTCCCTGCGCTGCAAGTTCAGCCCCGACTCCAC GCTGCTGGCCACCTGCTCCGCTGACCAGACCTGTAAGATCTGGAGGACGTCCAACTTCTCCCTGATGACGGAGCTGAGCATCAAGAGCAACAACCCAGGAGAGACGTCCAGGGGCTGGATGTGGGACTGCGCCTTCTCTGGAGACTCCCAGTACATCGTCACTG CGTCTTCAGACAACCTGGCTCGCCTGTGGTGCGTGGAGACGGGCGAGATCAAGAGGGAGTACAGCGGCCACCAGAAGGCCGTGGTGTGTCTGGCCTTCAACGACAGCGTGCtcagctga
- the meiob gene encoding meiosis-specific with OB domain-containing protein codes for MAAQGFISISELHPNFSHPKVLGVIIGKTDVRSFPDRKNVEINRFTFGFTIRDSPDFFINVTAWGTEAYINGLADSFSIGDCVTIESPLVSTKDPEKGDRFCPTTPSLYRLLVTETHSQVCLCADGDASDWLLPLLHLPVKDSRDFYSLGDVVANGQKLEGSVINILAALKQVGDVKQFVTSDGRRGQRLEVKLFDDSVSSFPLISWDREPIQLLQGLLPRETVLFIADAKMSFDSFRSSMVATLSSKSIITVNPDTREASLLFSYAKEMCQSGAVDQDEAPEDPPVESISDVYTVSQLKEKAKEHPQPFFGLTYSFISRLDLDSSVSKVIKTRCGRCRLLVTEDLQTCSNQLCPARDQPLSASTGFDLLVDFTDHTGTLQACSLRGPVAEQTLGCTTEEFTRLTDDQRTALKWRFLLERCKIHVKIVPCARTKSGIRALVLGCQLADPGEVKQHMAQLLQGP; via the exons ATGGCGGCTCAGGGCTTCATCTCCATCTCTGAGCTTCATCCCAACTTCTCTCATCCT aaAGTGTTAGGGGTCATCATAGGAAAAACGGATGTGAGGAGCTTCCCTGACAGAAAGA ATGTTGAGATTAACCGATTCACTTTTGGCTTCACCATAAGAGACTCCCCAGACTTCTTCATCAACGTGACGGCCTGGGGGACGGAGGCGTACATCAACGGGCTGGCCGACAGCTTCAGCATCGGAGACTGTG TGACCATCGAGAGTCCTTTAGTTTCCACCAAGGACCCAGAGAAAGGCGACAGGTTCTGTCCCACCACACCGAG CCTCTACAGGCTGCTGGTGACAGAGACTCACTCCCAGGTGTGTCTGTGCGCCGACGGCGACGCCAGCGACTGGCTGCTGCCGCTGCTTCACCTGCCCGTCAAGGACTCCAGGGACTTCTACTCGCTGGGAGACGTGGTGGCCAACGGGCAGAAGCTGGAGGGCAGCGTCATAAACATCCTGGCAGCGCTGAAACAG GTGGGAGACGTGAAGCAGTTCGTCACGTCTGATGGACGCAGAGGACAGAGGCTGGAGGTGAAGCTCTTCGATGACTCCGTCTCCTCCTTCCCGCTCATCAG CTGGGACAGGGAGCCCATTCAGCTGCTGCAGGGCCTGCTACCCAGAGAGACAG TGCTCTTCATCGCTGACGCCAAGATGAGCTTCGACAGCTTTCGCAGCAGCATGGTGGCGACACTTAGCTCCAAGAGCATCATTACCGTAAACCCTG ACACCAGAGAGGCCAGCCTGTTGTTCAGCTACGCTAAAGAAATGTGTCAGTCTGGAGCTGTGGACCAAGACGAGGCCCCAGAAGATCCTCCTG TGGAGTCCATCTCTGACGTCTACACGGTCAGCCAGCTGAAGGAGAAGGCCAAGGAACACCCCCAGCCTTTCTTCGGCCTCACCTACAGCTTCATCTCCAGGCTGGACCTCGACTCGTCCGTCTCAAAGGTCATCAAGACCCGCTG TGGCAGGTGTAGGCTCCTGGTGACGGAGGACCTGCAGACGTGCAGCAACCAGCTGTGTCCAGCCAGGGACCAGCCTCTCTCAGCCTCCACTGGCTTTGACCTGCTGGTGGACTTCACCGACCACACCGGCACGCTGCAGGCCTGCAGCCTCAGGGGACCGGTGGCGGAGCAGACCCTCGGCTGCACg acggaggagttcacccGCCTGACCGACGACCAGAGAACCGCGCTGAAGTGGAGGTTCCTGCTGGAGAGGTGCAAAATACACGTGAAG ATCGTCCCGTGTGCGAGGACCAAGAGCGGCATCAGGGCGTTGGTCCTGGGCTGCCAGCTGGCAGATCCAGGAGAGGTGAAGCAGCACATGGCTCAGCTGCTTCAGGGACCGTGA